A single window of Stigmatopora nigra isolate UIUO_SnigA chromosome 20, RoL_Snig_1.1, whole genome shotgun sequence DNA harbors:
- the caap1 gene encoding caspase activity and apoptosis inhibitor 1, which yields MLKKKSSESEKKRKHPASDERHRNSKRRSAESHVEDELADPELDRVGSDIEEGGLDLGVAFKPISAYVSDKKRMLEQCFVVLGEKKLRRMLPEPFKDLNFEEIRRLCCEQLEPISERNIAQILSGEEVTKEEEDDGQQSTQKKDDKDNVDAKEAEKTHQPQQEAAVPTEDANVLVIHAGESDIDAPAEDPPMDTTKSGGQDPAPDPEPATCGKKDIQSDIDRSVSEILSPAEERPAAIAPRRPSGATPCPPSIQQLELLELEMRARAIKALMKASHPKKP from the exons ATGCTCAAAAAGAAATCCAGCGAGAGCGAGAAGAAAAGGAAACACCCAGCCTCTGACGAGCGTCATCGAAACAGTAAGCGTCGAAGTGCCGAAAGCCACGTCGAG GACGAGTTAGCCGACCCGGAGCTCGACAGGGTCGGCAGTGACATCGAGGAAGGCGGACTCGATCTCGGGGTAGCCTTCAAGCCCATTAGCGCCTACGTTAGTGACAAGAAGAGGATGCTGGAGCAGTGTTTTGTAGTGCTGGGCGAAAAGAAACTACGCAGGATGCTGCCCGAGCCTTTCAAA GATTTGAATTTTGAGGAGATCCGACGACTGTGCTGCGAGCAACTGGAGCCCATTTCGGAAAGGAACATTGCGCAGATCCTATCTG ggGAAGAAGTgaccaaagaggaggaggacgacggcCAACAGAGCACGCAAAAGAA GGACGACAAAGACAATGTAGATGCTAAAGAAGCGGAAAAAACCCACCAGCCGCAGCAAG aggcCGCAGTCCCCACCGAGGACGCCAATGTCCTGGTCATCCACGCCGGCGAAAGCGACATCGATGCCCCGGCGGAGGATCCGCCCATGGACACGACAAAAAGCGGTGGCCAAGACCCCGCCCCCGACCCCGAACCCGCCACCTGTGGCAAAAAGGACATCCAAAGTGACATTGACCGTAGCGTCAGCGAGATTTTGTCTCCAGCGGAGGAGCGTCCTGCCGCCATCGCCCCACGCCGCCCCTCCGGCGCCACCCCCTGCCCGCCGTCCATTCAGCAGTTGGAACTTCTGGAACTAGAGATGAGGGCTCGTGCCATTAAGGCCCTCATGAAGGCCAGTCACCCCAAAAAGCCTTGA